Below is a window of Sulfitobacter sp. SK012 DNA.
CGGATTCCCTGCGCCAGTACTTCTTAATCCGCGCCGCCACATGATTTGAATTCGCGGCGAACCCATCGACACGTGCGGCACTCGTGACATCCCACTGCCGTAGCGATGGCGCAAAAACCGGCATCATGCTGCGTGTCAGTAATCCCGCTCCGTTGCGGTAAACATGGTACTGGTCCCACAGATATCGCATTGGCGAATGACAATAGCACAGATGCGGCGCGTCAGGCGGCACGATAACCCCTTTGGCTGGTCCGGCTTCGGAGGAGATTACCAAGTCATATCCAGACAGATCCAACTCTTCGAGCGCGCGCGGCATCAGCGGCAGGTATTTTTGATACATCTTGCGCGCCAATGGTAACCGACCGATGCGCGTTTCAATGATCTTGTGCCGTGTCAGGGTCGCAGACAGCTTTGCGGGATCAGCCACATGAGTATAAATATCGGCTTGTGGAAACATGCGGCACAGCTGCTCAAGGACTTTCTCGCCGCCGCGCAGACCCACCAACCAGTAGTGGATAATCGCCACCCGCCTGCCGTCACTCATATCACCCATCCGCATCAGACCCAACAGATGTGACATTTACGATCAAGGTATCTCCGGGCAAAAGCAGCGTCGTCTCGCTTAACTCGAGCCGGTCCGCACGCCCCAAACGCGGGCTTTGCAAGGTGAAGGTGACATCAACTGTACCTGACATCAGCAACGCCCCAATATTGCCACCAGTCAACAAGCCGAGCCGTTCGAGCGCACGGCCATACCGCAAACTAAGCCCTTCGATCTCAACTTGAACAGCCTGTCGCGCGGCCAGATTGTCACCCATCGCCGTGCTCAGAAACAGCGTTTGCTCACGTTGCGCATTCGAGATGGCTTGCGTCGCCGTGATTAATGCCGATTGAAGATCAAGCGCTCGGGTTTGGGCATCCGCGTCGCGCTGCTCGACCGTTGCGAGCCGTGTTGATGTCTGCAGCCCACGCGCCTCAAGTTCACGTGCGGCTTTCAAACCTTCGGCTGCACTTTGTACGATAGCGCGTTGAACAAAAATTCGGTCCGCGAACAATTTCCGCTGCGCTTCGATGGCGGCGATCTCTTCGGCCCAAAACGCTGATAACTCGGCCACACGTTTGCGATCATTCGCCAGATAAGCGGCTTCGTTTTCCAAGAGCACATCGAGGGCGATGGCCTCGGGTGCAGGAATGCGCCGCCGCAAACCCGCAGAAAGGGCAACAACATTCTGCCTCGCCAACGCCGCATCCACCCGCGCCATCCGGACCACGGCTGCTGCAATCTCAAGGTTCAGCAATCGCAGCTGTCCTTCGGTCTCAACGCGCACGCGCTCAACCTCGAACAGGGTTACCCCTTGTGCTTGTGATCCCCCAGACAAGGCCAACGCACCCGCCACACTTAACCCCGGCAGATACTCAAACCGCCCCGGCTGTGCGACATCCCCAACAACCACGATCGGCGCATATTGCATTACAACGACGCTGACCTGCGGGTCGACAAATAGCTCTGCGCCCTCAATCGCGGTCTCAATGGTTGCTTCAACTTGGTCCAGTGTTTGGTCGACGACGCGGATGCCGCCTACATTGCTTAACCGGATCTGCCCATCAAGGTTGACGCCAATTTCTGCAGGTTCATCTACCCCAGTATGGCGCACCTCGATCCGGTCGCCGGGCACCAATCTGTATGGTTCTGAATGGGCAAAGTTAGCAAATAGAACAGATACCAAAAGAACGCCCACAGGCGGCAGCATTTTGTGGATGATCGGAAAATGCAGAAAGTTCATCGACTATACCTGTGATAAGATTCGCCAAAGCGAACTATACCTCAGGAAGAAAAACTTGAATTTAACTCAACTTCAAGGGGAATTAAGAGGCACCTTTACCGCCAGGACAGGTAAAACGGCTTATCTTTGGTCGCGTCGCGGTACCATGTGATGATGGCGCGCCGCTCTTCGTCGAGCATCCCAGACACATTCGCGGGCGGCATCGCATGCGTTACGCCGGCCTGCAAATAGATCTGACGGGCCGCACGCGCGATATCTTCAGGTGTTTCCAAGACGATAGCCTTTGGAGCGTGACGGATACCCTCATAATATGGCTCGCGGTTGTGACACATCGAACAGCGTCCAGGAACGATGTTGCTCACTTCTTCAAACCCTGCTGCATCCGCAAACACATGATCTACGGAGCTCATCACCTGGGCCTCTGGATCGCCAAGCCGCAGCGGTGCAGTCGACAACCACATGATCGCAACAAACAGCAGTGCAGTGGCCAGCCACGTCCAATGCGGCCCACGCCCCGTGCTGTGCATCGTGTTGAAATAGTGCCGGATCGTGACACCCATCAAAAACACTAATGCAGCGATGATCCAATTGTATTCACTCGCAAAAGCCAGTGGATAATGATTGGACAGCATCAGGAAAATCACCGGCAGCGTAAGGTAGTTGTTATGCGTGCTGCGTAGCTTGGCGATTTTGCCGTATTTCCCATCTGGCGTGCGCCCGGCCTTTAGGTCTGCAACGACAATCCGCTGGTTTGGCATAATGATGAAGAACACATTCGCTGTCATAATAGTGGCGGTAAACGCCCCCAAGTGCAGCAGCGCCGAGCGGCCCGTGAAGATCTGGTCATAGCCCCAAGCCATCACGACCAGGAGCACAAACAACAGCACCATCAACATCGTTGGTTGCGCGCCCAAACGAGACTTGCACAGGGCGTCATAAATGATCCACCCAACGGTCAAAGAACCCGCCGAGATCAAGATCGCCTGAAACGTACCCAAAGCAGCCTTTTCCGGATCGATCAGATATAGTTCAGCACCCGCCCAATAGACGATCATCAGCAATGCCGCACCCGACAACCATGTGCTGTAGCTTTGCCATTTATGCCAAATTAGGTGCTCAGGCATGTTTTCAGGAGCAACGAGGTACTTCTGGATATGGTAAAACCCACCACCGTGGACCTGCCATTCCTCACCCGAAGCACCAACAGGCAGATGCGGTACCTTCTTCAGCCCCAGATCAAGAGCGATGAAATAAAATGAGGCCCCGATCCAGGCCATAGCGGTGATCACATGAACCCAACGGACGGCGAAACCGATCCAATCCCACATGATGGCAATGTCGTTCATGGTTGTCGTTTCCTTTGTCGCGAATTTATTGAAAATAGTTTAACTTCATTATCCGTGGGCAAACAGCCGCAAAACGGTGATCCGCCTTTGATTTTTACAGGTAACAGCAAAAACAACTTGTATCCGGGCCGTAATCTTCTGCTTTATCAGGATCAAGACGGACAGGAGCACACCATGAACAGATATCCACGCGACATGCAGGGCTATGGCGAGACGCCACCCGATCCACAGTGGCCCGGCGGCGCGCGCATCGCTGTTCAAATTGTTCTCAACTACGAAGAGGCTAGTGAAAACAACATCCTGCACGGCGACGCTGCATCAGAAGCCTTTCTGTCAGAGATTGTCGGGGCCGCCGCTTGGCCCGGTCAGCGGCATTGGAATATGGAATCCATTTACGAATACGGTGCGCGTGCTGGGTTCTGGCGCCTACATCGATTGCTGCGCGATGTTCCTCTGACTGTCTACGGCGTGGCCACCGCACTCGCCCGCGCGCCGTCTCAGGTTGCCGCAATGCAAGACGCAGGCTGGGAAATCGCCAGCCACGGTCTGAAATGGATCGAATACAAAGACGCCACGCCCGAGGATGAGGCCGCCGATATGGCCGAAGCCATCCGCTTACATACCGAAGTAACCGGCACGCCACCGCGCGGTTGGTACACGGGGCGTTGCTCTGAAAACACCCTGCGACTGGCCGCCGAAACAGGGCAGTTTGCTTATGTTGCCGACAGCTATGCCGATGATCTGCCCTATTGGATGGAATTTGGCGACTGCGACCAATTGGTTGTCCCTTACACACTTGATGCCAACGACATGCGCTTTGCCACACCCCAAGGGTTCAACTCAGGCTCGCAGTTTTTGGACTACCTCAAGGACAGCTTTACCGCCCTTTACCGCGAAGGTGCAGAAGGTCAGGCAAAGATGATGTCCATCGGTCTGCATTGCCGCCTGATCGGGCGGCCCGGTCGGGTTGAAGCTTTGCGCGCCTTTCTCGAATTCGCACGCAGCCACGAAGGTGTATGGTTCGCCACCCGCGAACAAATTGCGGACCACTGGGCAAAAATCCATCCAGCCCAACGCTTTACGCGCCCTAGTGAAATGTTGCAGGCTGACTTCGTCGCAGCCTATGGCGGTATTTTTGAACATTCCGCGTGGATCGCAGAAGGCGCACATGCGCTTGAGCTTGGTCGCGCGCATGACACTGCAATCGGGCTTCACAATGCGCTGGCGCGGGTTTTCCGATCCGCTCGCAAAGATCTGCGCCTTGGCGTTCTAACCGCGCACCCAGATCTCGCTGGCAAACTCGCGCAAGCAAAACGGCTGACGGAGCACAGCAGCGCAGAACAAGCCGGGGCTGGCCTTGATGCTCTAACAGATGCGGAGCGCACGCAATTTACCCAGATGAACGACGCATATGTGGCCAAACACGGCTTTCCTTTCATCATTGCGGTCCGTGATCATGATAAAGCGGGCATTCTGCGGGCCTTTGGTCGTCGCATCGACAACGCTCAAGATGTTGAATTTCAGGAGGCCTGCCGCCAGGTTGAACGGATTGCAGCGCTGCGCTTGCAAGACCTACTGCCATGACCCGACTTCTTACGCCACAAGCTCTAATCGCCGCCGATTTCGCACCCTTCGGCGACGTGCTCGAGGCGACTGGCACTGCCGATAAGATCATCAACCAAGGCCTGTGTGGCCGTCATCATGACCGCGCGCAGTTAGACTTTGCCGATGGGCGCGCAGGCCTCAGCATATTCGATGCAGAACCCCGCAGTTTTCCCATAACGCTAGATATGATGGAGCGGCACCCGGATGGCTCCCAAGCCTTTGTTCCGATGCACCAAAACCATTGGCTGGTGATAGTTGCGACTGATCACAATGGCGCACCTGCAAAGCCACAGGTGTTCCTTGCTGCACCCGGCCAAGGGGTGAATTATCATCGCGGGGTTTGGCACGGCGTCCTTTGTCCGTTACACGCACCGGGGCTCTTTACCGTCGTGGACCGCATTGGAGGCGGCGCAAACCTACAAGAACACTGGTTTGATACCCCATTAACTATCAACGCAGGCATTTGATCTGCTAAAACAATAAAAAACGAAAAAACAACCAACGGAGTTACAAGAATGGCCGACACTTCACTGGGAACCGCAGAACAACTGCGCGACCCCAATTACACCCCTGCCCTCCACCGGGCCATCCCTTTGGGCATCCAGCATGTTCTAGCCATGTTCGTCTCAAACGTGACCCCCGCAATCATTATCTCGGGGGCCGCAGGATTTGGATTTGGCTCGGATGCCGGCGCGCAGGGCTTTCCAGATATGACCTATCTGATCCAGATGTCGATGCTGTTTGCCGGTATCGCCACATTGTTCCAGACCATTGGTATGGGCCCCGTTGGTGCACGCTTGCCCATTGTGCAAGGGACATCGTTCGCGTTCATTCCCATCATGGTGCCGCTCGTGGCGGGAAAAGGCGTCGAAGCCCTGCCCGCGCTATTCGGTGGTGTGTTGATCGGTGGTCTTTTCCACATGATCCTCGGCACGTTTATTGGTAAAATCCGCTTTGCCCTACCCCCATTGGTCACCGGCCTTGTGGTCACGATGATCGGATTGGCGCTGGTCAAGGTTGGCATCCAGTATGCAGCGGGCGGCGTACCTGCCATTGATAAACCCGAATACGGGAGCCTGTTGAACTGGTCTGCAGCCCTTGTCGTGATCTTTGTCACTCTTGGTCTCAAGTTCTTTGCCAAAGGTATGCTGTCGGTCTCTGCTGTCGTGATAGGCATCATCGTGGGCTATTTCTATGCCATCGCGATGGGCATGGTCACGATTGAAGGTATCGGCACCAGCTGGTCACGTGCCGCGACTGTAGCATTGCCAATGCCCTTCAAATACGGGTTCGAGTTCAGCTTTGCAGCTGTGATTGGTTTCTGTTTGATGGCTTTTGTCTCCTCGGTCGAAACCGTGGGCGACGTATCGGGTATCACCAAAGGCGGTGCCGGACGCGAAGCTACTGATACTGAAATCACCGGTGCCACTTACGCTGACGGTCTGGGTACGTCCATCGCCGGCGTTTTTGGGGGTTTTCCAAACACCTCGTTCAGCCAGAACGTGGGCTTGATCGCCATGACTGGCGTGATGAGCCGCCATGTAGTGACCATCGGTGCGATTTTCTTGATCATCTGCGGATTGGTCCCCAAGGTTGGTGCTGTGATCCGCACCATCCCAATCGAAGTCCTTGGTGGCGGTGTGATCGTGATGTTCGGTATGGTTGTCGCTGCTGGTATCTCGATGCTGTCGGACGTGAACTGGAACCGTCGCAACATGGTGATCTTTGCGATTGCCCTGTCGATTGGCCTCGGTCTGCAGCTTGATCCCAAAGCGGTTCAGTACCTGCCTGATACCCTGCGCATCCTGATGACGTCTGGCCTTCTGCCAGCAGCGTTGATTGCGATTGTCCTCAATCTTGTGCTGCCCGAAGAGTTGTCGGGCGAAGCCACCGAAGAAGTCTCCGGTGGCATGTCAGGTACAGGCAAAGGGTCGCTTAAGGGCTAAGTGCACTAACGAACACGAGGGGGCCGTTTGCGCGGCCCCTTAACCCAGCTTCATATGACGGTTTACGTCCTTATAAAGCAGATAGCGAAACGGCCCCGGCCCGCCCGCGTAACAGGCCTGCGGGCAGAACGCGCGCAGCCACATATAGTCCCCCGCCTCGACCTCAACCCAGTCTTGATTGAGCCGGTAGACAGCTTTGCCTTCCAACACATAAAGTCCGTGTTCCATCACATGGGTTTCAAGAAACGGGATTACGCCGCCTGGCTGTAGCGTTACGATTGTGACGTGCATATCGTGGCGCAGATCGGATGGGTCCACAAACCGCGTTGTGGCCCACACACCGTTAGTATCAGGCATCACGGTTGGTGCGATGTCATGCTCGTTCAACACCAACGGCCCTGGATGGTCCAATCCTTCGACCGCGTCATAGCGTTTGCGGATCCAGTGAAACCGCGTAATGGCCCCACTGTCATTGTTGAGCTTCCAAGCCACCCCTGCAGGTAGATACGCATAGCCACCGGGCAGCATCTTATGGCTCTCGCCCGCGATCGTCAGGGTAAAGCCACCCTCAACCACAAACATCACCCCTTGCGCTGTCGGGTCATCTTCGGGCCGTGTGCTGCCGCCGCCGGGGCTGACTTCCATGATGTATTGCGAAAACGTTTCGGCAAAGCCACTCATTGGGCGCGCAATAACCCACAGGCGTGTGTCATTCCAATGCGGCAAAAAGCTGGTCACAATATCGCGCATCGTGCCCTTGGGTAGCACGGCATAGGCGTCCGTAAAGACAGCGCGGTCGGTCAAGAGCTGGGTCTGATCAGGGTGGCCGCCTTGCGGGGCGTAATAGCTAGACGGTTTCATCGGCGGCTCCATTATTTCTGCGCGTATCAAATCATCCCCGCGCGCCAGAGCCAAGGGCGCATAAACGCAAGGCGCGCGCGAAAATGGCCTGTTTGTCGCCGCTTGGCTGCCCCAATGCCGCGTTACCTCTGACGTCCAAGACAACTTCAGGAGCGCCAGACCATGTCAGATGCCGCACAGCCAAATCCTGGCCGTTTTCGAGTATTCGAACTGTTACATCAGAAGAATCGGGCCCAAACCACCAGCCGGCGCGTTGATATGGCGGCCAAAGATGCACGTGACGATGCAGCGATGCAGCGTTTTCAGGCCACGGCCATAGGCTCGTTAGGGTTTACTGCTCAACCGTCTAGCGCCCCTCATTAAGCGTCGTCCTCGACTTCGCTTTTGAAGCCGGTTGCCACTACGAATTTCTCTGAACTGTCCGAGCGGCTGGCAGGTGGCTTGAAATTCACGACCTTGGTAAAGCGTCGCTTCAAGAGCTTTTGCAGCTCACCTTCCGCACCACCAGCTAGGACCTTAGCAACAAAAGTGCCGCCTTCATCTAACACATCAAACGAAAAATACGCTGCTGCTTCGCACAACGCGATAATCCGCATGTGATCTGTTTGTTTGTGGCCAGAAGACGATGCAGCCATATCTGACATGACCACGTCGGCCTTGCCGCCCAGCCATTCTTTGACCTTGAGGTCCGCATCATCTTCCATGAAATCAAGCTGATAGAGGACACAGCCTGCAATCGGCTCCATCTCTTGAAGATCGACGCCCAAAATTGTGCCCACGGCTTTATCTGTCCGCTCTGCCAGCGCATTGACGCGGGGAACAGCGACCTGACACCAGCCACCGGGGGCTGCGCCCAGATCAACGATGCGCGCACCAGGCACCAAAAATCTGTACTTGTCGTCCAGTTCCATGATCTTGAATGCAGCGCGACCGCGATAGCCTTCGGCTTTGGCGCGTTTAACATAGGGATCATTCAACTGGCGCTGCAGCCAGCGCGTCGAGCTTAGCTTGCGGCCCCGGGCCGACTTGACCTTTACCTTCAGGTCACGCTGACCGCGTCCTGATGTATTCTTGCCGTCCGGTGTTTTGGCCATATCTACCGCCTGTCGATCGCTGTGAGCGTAGCCCTGCTCTTGCCACGAAGGGGCAGCCAACCGCAAGCACGCACGCTGAACCAAATACAATAACGCCTCCGAGGTGGGCCTCGTTAGCCATCCCTAATCTGTTTGAGTGCGATTAAGCTTTGCAACGACACAAACCAAGCCAAGATGAGGACCCAACATCTGCGCCGTTGTTCACATTCCCGGACCTTTACCAGTCTGCAGTTGAGCCGCAATCCAGCACAACTAAGAAAATCACTTGGAACGACACGGATGCATCTGTGGTGTAATCGGCGAGGAACTTCTCTTCAGAAGTTGCCTTTTTCCAACACACCGTCCGCACTCATCTGTGCATAAAGCAGCCCCTCGCGCAGGCCTCGATCCGCGACACTGAGCCGGTCGGTGGGCCAGCACCGCATCAAGGCCTGCAAGATCGCAGCACCCGACATGATCAAAGCTGAGCGATCCTGTCCAATACGCG
It encodes the following:
- a CDS encoding bifunctional allantoicase/(S)-ureidoglycine aminohydrolase — translated: MKPSSYYAPQGGHPDQTQLLTDRAVFTDAYAVLPKGTMRDIVTSFLPHWNDTRLWVIARPMSGFAETFSQYIMEVSPGGGSTRPEDDPTAQGVMFVVEGGFTLTIAGESHKMLPGGYAYLPAGVAWKLNNDSGAITRFHWIRKRYDAVEGLDHPGPLVLNEHDIAPTVMPDTNGVWATTRFVDPSDLRHDMHVTIVTLQPGGVIPFLETHVMEHGLYVLEGKAVYRLNQDWVEVEAGDYMWLRAFCPQACYAGGPGPFRYLLYKDVNRHMKLG
- a CDS encoding ureidoglycolate lyase is translated as MTRLLTPQALIAADFAPFGDVLEATGTADKIINQGLCGRHHDRAQLDFADGRAGLSIFDAEPRSFPITLDMMERHPDGSQAFVPMHQNHWLVIVATDHNGAPAKPQVFLAAPGQGVNYHRGVWHGVLCPLHAPGLFTVVDRIGGGANLQEHWFDTPLTINAGI
- the puuE gene encoding allantoinase PuuE, with amino-acid sequence MNRYPRDMQGYGETPPDPQWPGGARIAVQIVLNYEEASENNILHGDAASEAFLSEIVGAAAWPGQRHWNMESIYEYGARAGFWRLHRLLRDVPLTVYGVATALARAPSQVAAMQDAGWEIASHGLKWIEYKDATPEDEAADMAEAIRLHTEVTGTPPRGWYTGRCSENTLRLAAETGQFAYVADSYADDLPYWMEFGDCDQLVVPYTLDANDMRFATPQGFNSGSQFLDYLKDSFTALYREGAEGQAKMMSIGLHCRLIGRPGRVEALRAFLEFARSHEGVWFATREQIADHWAKIHPAQRFTRPSEMLQADFVAAYGGIFEHSAWIAEGAHALELGRAHDTAIGLHNALARVFRSARKDLRLGVLTAHPDLAGKLAQAKRLTEHSSAEQAGAGLDALTDAERTQFTQMNDAYVAKHGFPFIIAVRDHDKAGILRAFGRRIDNAQDVEFQEACRQVERIAALRLQDLLP
- a CDS encoding glycosyltransferase; translated protein: MSHLLGLMRMGDMSDGRRVAIIHYWLVGLRGGEKVLEQLCRMFPQADIYTHVADPAKLSATLTRHKIIETRIGRLPLARKMYQKYLPLMPRALEELDLSGYDLVISSEAGPAKGVIVPPDAPHLCYCHSPMRYLWDQYHVYRNGAGLLTRSMMPVFAPSLRQWDVTSAARVDGFAANSNHVAARIKKYWRRESDVVAPPVVVDAFAPALRSELGGYYLWAGELAPYKRPDLAVKAFARLNLPLVVIGGPEKTVRKLQGVAGPNTTFLNKVSFETLKYHMSRCKALIFPGEEDFGIVPVEVMASGRPVIAYGRGGILDTVVDGETGLFFREQSVEALVDAVERFEGSELSTAGPDACVARAGLFGVDRFEAGILRNLKAIGA
- a CDS encoding polysaccharide biosynthesis/export family protein, with the protein product MNFLHFPIIHKMLPPVGVLLVSVLFANFAHSEPYRLVPGDRIEVRHTGVDEPAEIGVNLDGQIRLSNVGGIRVVDQTLDQVEATIETAIEGAELFVDPQVSVVVMQYAPIVVVGDVAQPGRFEYLPGLSVAGALALSGGSQAQGVTLFEVERVRVETEGQLRLLNLEIAAAVVRMARVDAALARQNVVALSAGLRRRIPAPEAIALDVLLENEAAYLANDRKRVAELSAFWAEEIAAIEAQRKLFADRIFVQRAIVQSAAEGLKAARELEARGLQTSTRLATVEQRDADAQTRALDLQSALITATQAISNAQREQTLFLSTAMGDNLAARQAVQVEIEGLSLRYGRALERLGLLTGGNIGALLMSGTVDVTFTLQSPRLGRADRLELSETTLLLPGDTLIVNVTSVGSDADG
- a CDS encoding uracil-xanthine permease family protein gives rise to the protein MADTSLGTAEQLRDPNYTPALHRAIPLGIQHVLAMFVSNVTPAIIISGAAGFGFGSDAGAQGFPDMTYLIQMSMLFAGIATLFQTIGMGPVGARLPIVQGTSFAFIPIMVPLVAGKGVEALPALFGGVLIGGLFHMILGTFIGKIRFALPPLVTGLVVTMIGLALVKVGIQYAAGGVPAIDKPEYGSLLNWSAALVVIFVTLGLKFFAKGMLSVSAVVIGIIVGYFYAIAMGMVTIEGIGTSWSRAATVALPMPFKYGFEFSFAAVIGFCLMAFVSSVETVGDVSGITKGGAGREATDTEITGATYADGLGTSIAGVFGGFPNTSFSQNVGLIAMTGVMSRHVVTIGAIFLIICGLVPKVGAVIRTIPIEVLGGGVIVMFGMVVAAGISMLSDVNWNRRNMVIFAIALSIGLGLQLDPKAVQYLPDTLRILMTSGLLPAALIAIVLNLVLPEELSGEATEEVSGGMSGTGKGSLKG
- a CDS encoding urate hydroxylase PuuD; the protein is MNDIAIMWDWIGFAVRWVHVITAMAWIGASFYFIALDLGLKKVPHLPVGASGEEWQVHGGGFYHIQKYLVAPENMPEHLIWHKWQSYSTWLSGAALLMIVYWAGAELYLIDPEKAALGTFQAILISAGSLTVGWIIYDALCKSRLGAQPTMLMVLLFVLLVVMAWGYDQIFTGRSALLHLGAFTATIMTANVFFIIMPNQRIVVADLKAGRTPDGKYGKIAKLRSTHNNYLTLPVIFLMLSNHYPLAFASEYNWIIAALVFLMGVTIRHYFNTMHSTGRGPHWTWLATALLFVAIMWLSTAPLRLGDPEAQVMSSVDHVFADAAGFEEVSNIVPGRCSMCHNREPYYEGIRHAPKAIVLETPEDIARAARQIYLQAGVTHAMPPANVSGMLDEERRAIITWYRDATKDKPFYLSWR
- a CDS encoding RlmE family RNA methyltransferase, producing MAKTPDGKNTSGRGQRDLKVKVKSARGRKLSSTRWLQRQLNDPYVKRAKAEGYRGRAAFKIMELDDKYRFLVPGARIVDLGAAPGGWCQVAVPRVNALAERTDKAVGTILGVDLQEMEPIAGCVLYQLDFMEDDADLKVKEWLGGKADVVMSDMAASSSGHKQTDHMRIIALCEAAAYFSFDVLDEGGTFVAKVLAGGAEGELQKLLKRRFTKVVNFKPPASRSDSSEKFVVATGFKSEVEDDA